In Oligoflexia bacterium, the following are encoded in one genomic region:
- a CDS encoding right-handed parallel beta-helix repeat-containing protein, with amino-acid sequence MIELCYIQTKMIPMLKTHRAYALALFMLTACSGGRHLPDPYPLGQEYFSYTPSANCDCDLIIDQDVSSVDASDLSPGSELCFNAQLNPSRGPIRFENLKGTRENPIIIRNCMGRVNLISNDHRPALYAEGEYFRITGKGQNESFIGLEFQASQAAQAIAIGKSSYLEIDHIHISASQFAGIMAKVDPSTDYCKTGDRRFDSFIMKHVHIHHNTIENTGGEGIYVGNSFYGGTTSQYCLSNPHCGSWICGNIQFPHEVMDVYIWNNTINETAWDGVQVGSTIHNCFIHNNSISHWGQANASGQNYGVQAGQGSSCQVSYNTLINGKTGLHISGLGNTVVENNQLLNFSGNGILVNPYPSPLSRDIADQGFLGGFTLRNNVLTSDTTSLPVIRDVRRENLSPPNNNSIHHNTIDSSAESFQLSSEYNWELYDNVIH; translated from the coding sequence ATGATAGAGCTATGCTATATACAAACAAAAATGATTCCAATGTTAAAAACCCATCGTGCTTATGCACTGGCTTTGTTTATGCTAACGGCTTGCTCTGGCGGAAGACACTTACCAGATCCTTATCCTCTGGGGCAGGAATACTTTTCCTATACGCCCAGTGCAAATTGTGATTGTGATTTAATCATTGATCAAGATGTGAGTAGCGTTGATGCTAGTGATTTAAGTCCCGGAAGTGAACTGTGTTTTAACGCGCAACTTAATCCTAGTAGAGGCCCTATAAGGTTTGAAAACTTAAAGGGTACACGTGAAAACCCTATTATTATTCGTAACTGCATGGGAAGGGTTAATCTTATTTCCAATGATCATAGACCCGCATTGTATGCAGAAGGCGAGTATTTTAGGATTACAGGTAAAGGTCAGAATGAAAGTTTTATAGGCTTAGAGTTTCAGGCCAGTCAGGCGGCGCAAGCCATTGCTATAGGAAAATCCAGTTATCTTGAGATAGATCATATACATATCAGTGCATCACAGTTTGCAGGCATTATGGCTAAAGTCGATCCCAGCACGGATTATTGTAAAACAGGTGATCGTAGGTTTGATTCTTTTATCATGAAACATGTTCACATACATCATAACACAATTGAAAATACCGGCGGTGAAGGAATTTACGTTGGGAATAGTTTTTATGGAGGAACAACATCACAATATTGTTTGAGCAATCCGCATTGTGGCAGTTGGATTTGTGGTAATATTCAATTTCCGCATGAGGTGATGGATGTTTATATTTGGAATAACACCATTAACGAGACTGCTTGGGATGGTGTGCAGGTGGGTAGTACTATTCATAATTGTTTTATTCATAACAACAGTATCAGCCATTGGGGGCAAGCCAATGCAAGTGGACAGAATTATGGTGTTCAAGCGGGGCAAGGGTCAAGCTGTCAGGTCAGTTATAATACTTTAATCAATGGTAAAACAGGACTTCATATATCCGGTTTGGGTAATACAGTGGTTGAAAACAATCAACTGTTAAACTTTAGTGGCAATGGTATTTTGGTGAATCCTTATCCATCACCATTATCTAGAGATATTGCAGATCAAGGTTTCTTGGGTGGTTTTACTTTAAGAAATAATGTTTTGACTTCAGATACAACCTCTTTACCTGTTATTAGAGATGTAAGACGTGAAAATTTATCCCCACCCAATAACAACTCAATTCATCACAACACCATTGATTCATCAGCGGAGAGTTTTCAATTATCATCTGAATACAATTGGGAACTTTATGATAATGTTATTCACTAG